Proteins encoded within one genomic window of Solibaculum mannosilyticum:
- a CDS encoding CvpA family protein, which yields MKTKLLTALATLVEGFLVFWFWLPAINPRYPGFWGFLFLMVALVFVNYAILTYLLDKRTIHFNVKANYAKPVLIVVGVAALAVAGCALSGIPLFRANDYKDLIQKQEGNFSDDIAELKMSQIPVVDKDSAMRLGNRKMGEMIDLVSQFEVADDYTQINYQGRPIRVTPLAYSDLIKWFNNQSAGIPAYITVDMVTQEADLVRLEQGIKYSPSEYLYRNLERYLRFHYPTKIFDDAAFEIDDNGTPYWIAPVINYRIGVWGGRDIGEVVLLNACTGECTLYPVEEVPQWVDQVYNSDMIIEQLDYNGAYQSGYWNSVFGQRGVLRTTEGYNYIASNDDVYLYTGITSVTSDQSNTGFVLVNLRTKETKYYAVPGAQETSAMRSAEGKVQNLKYTSTFPILLNVGDRPTYFMSLKDAAGLVKMYAFVDVERYQVVATGSTIAEAMHQYNELLVQEDPTAVVSEEASGNVTSVQSVVIDGNTSYYFKLSGSDDVYVAAIQVSDSLPFLKEGDQVKLKYSQDDSVRRVQELLEINHTQASQPSTSGSSGTASNAQQQDDPAEASQ from the coding sequence ATGAAAACGAAATTACTTACCGCCCTGGCAACCCTTGTAGAAGGATTTTTAGTCTTTTGGTTTTGGCTGCCGGCCATCAATCCCCGTTATCCCGGATTCTGGGGATTCCTGTTTTTGATGGTGGCGCTGGTGTTTGTCAACTACGCTATTTTGACCTATCTGCTGGATAAAAGGACGATTCATTTCAACGTCAAAGCCAACTACGCCAAGCCTGTTCTGATCGTGGTCGGCGTGGCGGCATTGGCCGTGGCGGGATGTGCCCTCAGCGGTATCCCGCTGTTTCGCGCAAACGACTATAAGGATCTTATCCAGAAGCAGGAAGGCAATTTTTCTGACGACATTGCAGAACTTAAGATGTCCCAGATCCCTGTGGTGGATAAGGACAGCGCCATGCGTCTGGGCAACCGGAAGATGGGCGAGATGATCGACCTGGTATCCCAGTTTGAAGTGGCCGACGATTACACGCAGATCAATTACCAGGGACGTCCTATCCGCGTCACCCCCCTGGCTTACAGCGATCTTATCAAGTGGTTCAACAACCAGAGTGCGGGAATCCCGGCCTACATCACCGTGGATATGGTTACCCAGGAGGCCGATCTCGTCCGGCTGGAACAGGGTATCAAATATTCCCCCAGCGAGTACCTTTACCGCAATCTGGAACGGTATCTCCGGTTCCATTATCCCACCAAGATTTTTGACGACGCCGCCTTTGAGATCGATGACAACGGAACCCCTTATTGGATCGCCCCGGTGATCAATTACCGTATCGGCGTGTGGGGCGGCCGGGACATCGGCGAAGTGGTGCTGTTAAACGCCTGTACCGGCGAATGCACCCTGTATCCGGTGGAAGAGGTGCCCCAGTGGGTGGATCAGGTGTACAATTCCGATATGATCATCGAACAGCTCGACTACAACGGCGCTTATCAATCGGGCTACTGGAACTCTGTTTTTGGCCAGCGGGGCGTACTGCGCACCACAGAGGGATACAATTACATCGCCAGCAACGACGACGTTTATCTCTATACCGGCATCACCTCGGTCACCAGCGATCAGAGCAACACCGGATTCGTACTGGTCAATCTGCGCACCAAGGAGACCAAGTATTATGCAGTGCCCGGTGCCCAGGAGACTTCCGCCATGAGGTCGGCGGAAGGCAAGGTGCAAAACCTGAAATACACGTCTACTTTCCCAATCCTGCTCAATGTGGGAGATCGTCCGACCTACTTTATGTCCCTCAAGGATGCGGCCGGACTGGTGAAGATGTACGCCTTTGTGGATGTGGAACGGTATCAGGTGGTGGCCACCGGCAGCACCATTGCGGAGGCCATGCATCAGTACAATGAACTGTTGGTACAAGAGGATCCCACAGCAGTGGTGTCCGAGGAGGCAAGCGGCAATGTGACGTCGGTACAATCGGTGGTCATTGACGGCAACACCTCCTACTATTTTAAACTGAGCGGATCGGATGACGTGTATGTTGCCGCCATCCAGGTCAGCGATTCCCTGCCTTTCTTGAAGGAGGGGGATCAGGTCAAACTCAAGTACTCTCAGGATGATTCTGTCCGCCGCGTCCAGGAGCTCCTGGAGATCAATCATACGCAGGCATCCCAGCCCAGCACATCGGGATCCAGTGGGACGGCATCCAATGCCCAGCAGCAGGACGATCCTGCCGAAGCATCGCAATAA
- a CDS encoding cupin domain-containing protein, with protein MDGFMTPPNHLDFKAKKLFDGMGSILDGSIAYVGINGGGPTTPHTHVHSHLFIVTKGQAKIVMDGREVIVKENESYFVDGKIPHSVWNNAATETVMIGISVSAK; from the coding sequence ATGGATGGATTTATGACGCCGCCCAATCACCTAGATTTCAAGGCTAAGAAATTGTTTGACGGGATGGGGTCCATTTTAGACGGGTCGATTGCTTATGTGGGTATAAACGGGGGAGGGCCTACCACCCCACATACTCATGTGCACAGCCATTTGTTTATTGTGACGAAAGGCCAAGCCAAAATAGTGATGGATGGTAGGGAAGTCATTGTCAAAGAGAATGAGAGTTATTTTGTGGACGGTAAGATCCCCCATTCGGTTTGGAACAATGCTGCCACCGAAACGGTCATGATCGGCATTTCGGTATCGGCCAAATAG